A portion of the Andreesenia angusta genome contains these proteins:
- a CDS encoding stalk domain-containing protein: MKKLRVIVLTFLSMLALSSFSLASGDISIVVNDAEISTDVAPAVMNGRTLVPARAVFENMGAEVGWNSQTKSVTVKLNQAEVKLTLGSRVAKVNGTNICLDQPAMAVNGRTLVPVRFISESLGAKVGWNGDTSTVTIETNENLGLGKPKSSSGAAVLGQEVVMRATAYGDSAAENGGWAGLTSLGTKLRPGVVAVDRNVIPLGTKLYIEYADGTPYGFVVAEDTGGAIKGNKIDIFMDSSLVRSFGVKSMKVYVVK; the protein is encoded by the coding sequence ATGAAAAAACTTAGAGTAATAGTGTTGACATTTTTATCTATGCTTGCGTTGAGTTCTTTTTCTTTGGCAAGCGGAGATATATCTATAGTTGTAAATGATGCAGAGATAAGCACGGATGTGGCTCCAGCCGTTATGAACGGTAGAACACTGGTGCCAGCGAGAGCTGTGTTTGAAAATATGGGGGCAGAGGTGGGCTGGAACAGCCAGACAAAATCTGTAACTGTAAAGCTGAATCAGGCAGAGGTTAAGCTCACTTTAGGATCTAGAGTTGCAAAAGTGAACGGAACGAATATATGCTTAGATCAGCCAGCTATGGCTGTAAACGGTAGGACACTGGTGCCTGTGAGGTTTATATCAGAAAGCCTTGGGGCCAAGGTCGGATGGAATGGAGATACAAGCACAGTCACAATAGAGACTAACGAAAATCTTGGGCTTGGAAAGCCTAAGTCCAGTTCTGGAGCTGCCGTGCTTGGACAAGAGGTGGTCATGAGGGCTACAGCTTACGGAGACTCGGCTGCAGAAAACGGCGGATGGGCAGGACTCACGTCGCTCGGGACAAAGCTTAGGCCGGGAGTTGTAGCGGTGGATAGAAACGTCATACCGCTTGGAACAAAGCTCTATATAGAGTACGCAGACGGAACTCCATACGGATTTGTAGTGGCAGAGGACACAGGGGGAGCTATAAAGGGAAACAAGATAGACATATTTATGGACTCTTCGCTTGTGAGAAGCTTCGGAGTCAAGTCGATGAAGGTATATGTAGTTAAATAG
- a CDS encoding helix-turn-helix domain-containing protein, whose translation MSLKRAGELLCSLRKEKNMTQRELAEIMNISDKTVSKWERGLGLPDVSLLNELSNALGVNIDRLLDGDLGESEIKGGNMKRLKFYTCTKCDNLMTSTGVAELSCCGRKMEPLEPKAGDELHGISVEEMESDYYVAMNHDMKKSHYISFMALVSYDKVILAKLYPEQNAEVRIPRMSGSKLYTHCSEHGLFEYNLKKELKR comes from the coding sequence TTGAGCTTGAAAAGAGCTGGAGAGCTTTTGTGCTCTTTGAGGAAGGAAAAGAATATGACGCAGAGAGAGCTAGCCGAGATTATGAATATAAGCGACAAGACGGTTTCCAAGTGGGAGAGAGGCCTGGGGCTTCCAGATGTGTCGCTCCTGAATGAGCTTTCAAACGCTCTAGGGGTAAATATAGACAGGTTGCTAGATGGAGATTTAGGCGAGAGCGAGATAAAAGGAGGAAATATGAAGCGACTGAAATTTTACACATGTACAAAATGCGATAACTTGATGACAAGCACGGGAGTTGCAGAGCTGTCGTGCTGCGGGAGGAAGATGGAGCCGTTGGAGCCGAAAGCAGGAGACGAGCTACACGGAATTTCGGTAGAGGAAATGGAAAGCGACTACTACGTAGCTATGAACCACGATATGAAAAAGTCTCACTACATCTCCTTTATGGCCCTTGTGTCTTACGACAAGGTGATTTTGGCGAAGCTGTACCCTGAACAGAATGCAGAGGTCAGAATTCCCAGAATGAGCGGAAGCAAGCTCTACACACATTGCAGTGAACATGGGCTGTTTGAGTACAATCTCAAGAAGGAACTGAAGAGATAG
- a CDS encoding sensor domain-containing protein: MSSNYKLNQAGLVEFIHKLPTPAILVSKNFENSFEILSLNTAFEKSFKCLERELLGENPVDLFDACFENRLNEGFVDIECMAKLKDGEEVPTYVKISKIDTESEEGLKLILVQDASREYELERELERLHTQSESIFEHRPDFNYTINREGYMTSVNLVGEKLLKYSKSEMLRMHYTEFIHEADIYTTQQKFKKVLESKVVQFEIKLCTKYGEKIIVYITAIPILDGGEVVGVYGNARDITKDREIENQLQESEQRYRSLFENNVDAVVTFDLDGNFAFMNSATEKLMGYSSEELLGRPFLPHIVSEYKEFTLNEFSKALKGKAIQYETAMYNKKKEIVDLHITVIPIILDSQVVGIHCIGKDITMQKNIEKRLSDMAYRDYLTGLPNQYAFQGHVEALVKGDRSFAILMIDLDRFKSVNDSWGHEVGDQLLKAVSERLLKYIPHNADLFRYGGDEYIISFESKSKGEIHHFVTMIQNLFKNSFIVNGIEISISSSIGVSLCPEDGSDIDTLLKKSDNALYFSKRHGRNHFTLYQDVADEIDNQLLKTELLLKNALQKEELFLAYQPQIDISDYSVYGVEALLRWENEEIGLVPPSHFIPIAEDSGLIIEIGKWVIETACRQLADWKDLRVRDVKMSVNVSTYQFYHIDFIPHLQETIRTTGIDPSQLVLEITESIASNAGTVIDQLKKLKEMKVKVSIDDFGTGYSSLKYLKDFPIDHLKIDKSFVQEIGEDEKSEDIVSSIITLARNLGFQTIAEGAETEQHIQFLKNQKCDLVQGYYFSKPLYSKTFKCWLSNWNI, translated from the coding sequence ATGAGTTCAAATTACAAACTCAATCAAGCAGGCTTGGTTGAATTTATACATAAACTTCCCACGCCAGCGATATTGGTGTCGAAAAACTTTGAAAATAGTTTTGAAATTCTGAGTCTCAACACAGCATTTGAAAAAAGTTTTAAGTGTCTAGAGCGTGAACTTTTGGGAGAGAATCCTGTGGATCTATTTGACGCTTGTTTTGAAAATAGATTGAATGAAGGTTTTGTAGACATTGAATGTATGGCCAAGCTGAAAGATGGAGAGGAAGTTCCTACGTATGTAAAGATATCAAAAATAGATACAGAAAGTGAAGAGGGGTTAAAGCTGATTTTAGTTCAAGATGCCTCTAGAGAATATGAGCTTGAGCGAGAATTAGAAAGGCTTCATACTCAAAGTGAATCTATCTTTGAACACAGACCGGACTTCAACTACACAATAAACAGAGAAGGGTATATGACAAGCGTAAACCTCGTAGGTGAAAAGCTTTTAAAGTATTCAAAGTCAGAGATGCTGAGAATGCACTATACAGAGTTTATACACGAAGCTGATATTTATACTACACAGCAGAAGTTTAAAAAAGTTCTGGAAAGCAAAGTGGTTCAGTTCGAAATCAAACTTTGCACTAAATATGGCGAGAAGATCATAGTATATATAACTGCAATTCCAATTCTAGACGGTGGGGAAGTGGTTGGAGTATACGGAAATGCACGAGATATTACAAAAGACAGGGAGATTGAAAATCAGCTCCAAGAAAGCGAACAGCGATACAGATCTCTCTTTGAAAACAATGTGGACGCAGTTGTGACGTTTGATCTGGATGGGAATTTTGCTTTTATGAACAGCGCCACTGAAAAGCTGATGGGATATTCATCTGAAGAGCTATTGGGGAGACCATTTTTGCCACACATTGTATCCGAATACAAGGAATTTACTTTAAACGAGTTTAGCAAGGCATTGAAGGGAAAAGCCATACAGTACGAGACGGCGATGTACAACAAGAAAAAAGAGATAGTTGACCTCCACATAACTGTAATCCCTATAATACTGGATAGCCAAGTTGTTGGGATACACTGCATTGGAAAGGATATAACTATGCAGAAAAATATAGAGAAAAGGCTGAGTGATATGGCCTACCGTGACTATCTGACAGGGCTTCCAAATCAATATGCATTTCAAGGTCATGTAGAGGCGCTAGTGAAGGGAGATCGTTCGTTTGCAATACTGATGATAGACTTGGACAGGTTTAAGTCTGTAAATGACAGCTGGGGTCATGAAGTAGGTGACCAGTTGCTAAAAGCTGTTTCAGAGAGGCTTCTCAAGTACATTCCGCATAATGCCGACCTCTTTAGATATGGGGGAGACGAATATATTATATCGTTTGAATCTAAAAGCAAAGGCGAGATACATCACTTTGTGACGATGATTCAGAACTTGTTTAAAAACTCCTTTATAGTGAACGGAATTGAAATATCCATATCCTCAAGCATAGGTGTAAGCCTATGTCCAGAGGATGGAAGCGACATAGACACATTGCTTAAAAAGTCTGACAATGCGCTTTATTTTTCCAAGCGTCACGGTAGAAATCACTTCACCCTCTACCAGGATGTAGCGGACGAGATTGACAACCAGCTCTTAAAGACAGAGCTTTTGCTGAAAAATGCATTACAGAAAGAAGAGCTTTTCTTGGCTTATCAGCCTCAGATAGATATCAGCGACTACAGTGTATACGGGGTGGAAGCTCTCCTGAGGTGGGAAAATGAAGAAATTGGACTTGTACCGCCAAGTCACTTCATCCCCATAGCAGAGGACAGCGGACTTATAATTGAGATTGGGAAATGGGTCATAGAGACAGCCTGTAGACAGCTTGCAGACTGGAAAGACTTGAGAGTCAGAGATGTGAAAATGTCAGTTAACGTGTCGACATACCAATTCTACCACATAGATTTTATACCGCATCTTCAGGAGACTATAAGGACTACGGGAATCGACCCGAGCCAGCTTGTACTTGAGATAACAGAGTCTATTGCCTCCAATGCCGGAACTGTAATCGACCAGCTGAAAAAGCTCAAAGAGATGAAAGTGAAAGTTTCTATAGACGACTTTGGCACGGGATACAGCTCGCTTAAATATCTAAAGGACTTTCCTATAGATCATCTTAAAATAGATAAATCCTTTGTCCAGGAGATAGGGGAAGACGAAAAAAGCGAGGACATAGTCTCATCTATAATCACACTGGCTCGCAATCTAGGTTTTCAGACTATAGCTGAAGGCGCAGAAACTGAGCAGCATATACAGTTTTTGAAAAATCAAAAATGCGACCTTGTTCAAGGATACTACTTCAGCAAGCCTCTTTACTCGAAAACGTTCAAGTGTTGGCTGTCAAATTGGAATATTTAA
- a CDS encoding bis(5'-nucleosyl)-tetraphosphatase has protein sequence MESLKSCGAIVFRCLESKKVYSEKLEVLLVRYGQHHWGFPKGHVEGSESDEDTALREIKEETGLDVVLDTSFRKVTNYKNRGGRLKWNVFFVGEPKSPNSPPVPQLSEVSDAKWFDAFAVESLVTFPGDYELYLEALEHYCSFPK, from the coding sequence ATGGAAAGTTTAAAGTCCTGCGGAGCTATAGTGTTCAGATGTTTAGAAAGCAAGAAAGTATACAGCGAAAAGCTTGAAGTTCTATTGGTCAGATATGGCCAGCACCACTGGGGCTTTCCAAAAGGCCATGTCGAGGGCTCTGAATCAGATGAAGATACAGCCCTCAGGGAGATAAAAGAGGAGACAGGCTTGGACGTCGTTCTGGACACCTCTTTTCGCAAAGTTACAAACTACAAAAATAGAGGCGGAAGGTTGAAGTGGAATGTCTTCTTTGTAGGAGAACCTAAGTCTCCGAATAGCCCTCCTGTTCCACAGCTGAGCGAAGTATCCGACGCAAAGTGGTTCGACGCATTCGCCGTAGAAAGCCTGGTCACTTTTCCAGGTGACTACGAGCTGTACCTTGAGGCATTGGAGCACTATTGCTCATTTCCAAAATAG
- the ygiD gene encoding 4,5-DOPA dioxygenase extradiol, with translation MGKMPVVFVGHGSPMNAIEKNEFNAGWREIAESIPRPKAILSISAHWYTKDTKINDEESPRAVYDMYGFPKELYELKYGAKGSPELANRVKNLKDMKVEVDNSWGIDHGTWSVLVHMYPSADIPVVQLSIDMKKDSRSHYELGRILKPLREEGVLIFGSGNIVHDLSKVNWSMQSGYDWAYDFDNYIKESIVAGDHEKVISYESAGDSARLAFKTPEHYYPLLYALGASEKDEKVEVYNDKCLMGSISMTSYVWR, from the coding sequence ATGGGAAAAATGCCTGTGGTTTTTGTAGGACACGGATCTCCAATGAACGCCATAGAGAAAAACGAGTTCAACGCGGGATGGAGGGAAATCGCCGAAAGCATACCTAGGCCGAAAGCGATTCTGTCGATATCGGCGCATTGGTACACCAAGGATACGAAGATAAACGACGAAGAGTCTCCAAGGGCCGTGTACGACATGTACGGATTTCCAAAGGAGCTTTATGAGCTAAAATACGGCGCCAAGGGATCGCCGGAATTGGCAAACCGCGTGAAGAACTTAAAGGATATGAAGGTGGAAGTAGACAATAGCTGGGGGATAGACCACGGCACCTGGTCTGTGCTTGTCCATATGTATCCTTCGGCAGATATTCCTGTAGTTCAGCTCAGCATAGATATGAAAAAGGACAGCAGATCGCACTATGAACTGGGAAGGATATTGAAACCCCTTAGAGAAGAAGGCGTTTTGATATTTGGGAGCGGGAATATTGTGCACGATCTCTCGAAGGTAAACTGGAGCATGCAAAGTGGCTATGACTGGGCCTACGATTTCGACAACTATATAAAAGAGAGCATAGTCGCTGGAGACCATGAAAAAGTTATAAGCTACGAGAGTGCAGGCGACTCGGCAAGACTTGCTTTCAAGACGCCGGAGCATTACTACCCTCTGCTATATGCACTAGGAGCTTCAGAAAAAGATGAAAAAGTGGAAGTATACAATGATAAATGCCTTATGGGCTCCATATCCATGACGTCTTATGTTTGGAGATAG